The nucleotide window ATTCGGTATCCCTTTAACATCAAATTTTTGTGCTAAAGCTCGTTGTTTATCTACATTAATTTTTACAACTTGGACATTACCTTCTTCGACCTCCGAAAACTGCTCAAGCGTTGGCCAAAAACATCGGCAAGGAGCACACCATTCCGCCCAAAAATTAAGTAATATCTTAGGATGGCTACTAATAAGCTCTTCCAAGT belongs to Listeria ivanovii subsp. ivanovii and includes:
- a CDS encoding thioredoxin family protein, which encodes MAIIFAKEENLEELISSHPKILLNFWAEWCAPCRCFWPTLEQFSEVEEGNVQVVKINVDKQRALAQKFDVKGIPNSLIIVDGEIKGAIAGIVSCEELRSRFRSLAK